GTAACTCTATTCGTACTAAAATTACCGGAAGCACAAACTAGTTTGTCCTCATAGGAACCCATTCAACCATGAACATAAGacatttttccaggaaaaaatattcttctctGTTCTTTGATATTTTTCCACTGTGCACAAATCTCTTTTAACCTTATAATgagtgaaaatttctctacgtaaaagagggaaaattctttttttttaatttcagattCAGCTGCAGAAATGCTTCGTGTTTTTCAACATCAcacgtaagttttttttcctgagggATTCAGAGTGTTTTCATGGAATTCCAGAGAAAACgattcttcagtttttctcaCTCCATCCGATGTATGTCCACTTCCACTAGAACTCTCGTACACCATCATGGTGACGATATGGATCTTAGCAATCCAGATCACATGCGATTACATAAACTATACCGTCCTGAAAGAATTACACCATCAAAACGAGGCGTTGAACTTCTGAAAACACCACGCTTAAATAAAGTAcattttttaaggttttcactgcttttttctgctacaaatatttcttccatttttgtttAGCTAATAATCTTCTTTAGGGTATGGCATTTTCACTTTACGAACGACAATATCTTGGAATTCATGGTCTTCTTCCTCCTGCGTTTATGACTGAGGAACAACAAGCGTACAGAGTTATGGCTAAATTACGTAAACAACCTGATGATCTTGCAAAGTGAGCTAATGatcattttccaggaaatatAACATCCcactgttaaaggcatcaccgcacgaatctaaggtggtacggatttcgggtggagtattcttatacggagtagtagattatggagagggaagtgattccctccatttctttccaattgccgtaagaaacggtccggaagatgcggcgtgtgaaCAAGGCCAGTCGGTCTCTTTGTAGAAAGAAGTGTGCCGggacgctcaaagccgtatcttccgggccgtttttcacagcaataaggaagaaatggacggaatcacacccctcttcttaatctacgatcccatatacggatactccatctgaattCCGTAACGCCTCTagattcgtggcgtgatgTCTTCAAGTATTCAATGAGGTTTGGGAGCGTTGTTACTGGATTTtcctatgagttttttttttcgaagagaaaaaaaattgttcgttgaaaatttctactcagttcatccaaaaaaaaaactggaggaTTAACTCATGTCTAACTCTCTCACATATACAGTCCTTCCGAACATTTATAAACTAAAAATACACAAatctcaatatttttgaactctttatttttattttatatattaccGTATTTATATGAATTGTTGTTTACTTACTATTATCtacatattatatttgttattattcacTTATATCAAtgttaatattttataaatttaatttctgaATATTCACATGCGACTGTGCGACTGGCTCggggaatttttcattttgaattttattgtcTATGTGAACGGCAAACACGTTTgaatgaattaattttttaattaattaattaatattaaatattaattaaatttagaaaatacgAAATATTAATCAAATAACAatcaattaaataataataggtgaatgattaaataataataaataataatttaaaatggCGGAACAGAGAGCGAAAATAACTTATATCCAGTAGACGTGTAGCGGTCATCTAGGCGAACATAAGTATCCGCCACTATTGAAgcataaatcttttttttgtgaaaaaagggCTACTAGACATTAATAACATACACGTATTGGAAGAGGAAAcgtgaatatttttattcattccagATATATTCAGCTGGATGCACTTCAAGACAGAACGGAGAAACTTTTCTACCGTGTGCTCTGTGATAACATCAAGGAGCTGATGCCAATTGTTTACACGCCCACAGTAGGATTGGCATGTCAAAAATTTGGTTTTATCTATAGGAATCCGAAGTAAGTCCGAAATTTCCAATGTGTGACATCAAAGAAGTCTACGAAAATTATTTAGAGGCCTTTATATAACCATTAACGACAACAGTATAAGCAAAATCTATCAAATACTAAGCAATTGGCCAACTCAGAACGTTAGGGTGAGTTTTAGGGCCAGTAAGACTTTTGGTTTGGATGAGTTCTCTGGTTATCTTCTGAAAATTGTTAGAATTAAGCGTAAAATTATAGATAGACGGCATTTAAGGCTATCGTCGTGACCGACGGTGAACGAATACTTGGCCTCGGCGATTTAGGCACATACGGTATTGGGATTCCGGTTGGAAAACTAGCGTTGTATGTTGCTTTGGCTGGAATACAGCCTGAATGGTGCCTACCTGTCATTATTGATGTCGGAACGGATAACCAGGTTTGTTCTAATCTGTTGGAGAAAATTATCCATTgtttgtgtatttatgttttcttgttaagccaacgaggtttaggcgAAACTTATgtatggtatcaaagacctcgaaccattttcaggcctttgaaaaagacgagtttgtcgaaacgtcaggccaataaaaaagtttcacctaaacctcgttggcataacaagaaaatataaatacagtTCCTTATGCCGAGGTGTTCAAGAAAAGAGGACATGGAGATTATCCATTGTTTCTCTGTTCACCTCCATAATTTTAATAGTACAtagtaaaatagtaaaatgctcctttttcctttacttATACGCATTTTCTACATGGTGCGCCATAAATATGGTTACTTGATAAAAGACGAATTATTTGCGCGAAATTGATCaggaaactttaaaaataattcattaataatgtaattaaggataaaggatgaagtttctggcattaatcaatccgcttgggatgcgcccccacgttcacttcaattcagaatcgtttgaggtttacaaacgtgtagctagcctatacaatgacttgcgggggctagccgatgtgtcaagtcagtgtttttatcctcccagacaggtctggcataaatttatcgaccccggagggatgaaaggcatggtgagtactagggcggattcgaacctccgatcgatcgtgcagcaaGCGGAACCTCTATCCGCTACACTATACCCGCCCTAATAATCTAATTTAGCAAGAAAAATTGGTTTTATTAAATATGTCCTCTATTTGGCAGGAATAACAGCATTCAGACGCTCAGGATAGGACTCTATGGCGGACCCCAGCGTTGCTTTTTATTTAGAACGGTGTTCGTGGCATGAATACAACTGCCTGCAAGTTATGCATCTTCTATATGTTTCGATCTAGAAGCTGATAAATATTTGAAGTGTTGACAAAGACTTCTCTGTCAACTATTCTTGTACATATACGACctaaaatccattttttaGAATAGCTTCTACTCGggaaatatttccataaacATAAAAACCGGTACGGAAAGTTGGGAGATCCAGAGATAATTTGATCTACTAAACATCCTCCACATAGCGAAATGAGGGAAGGATGGGAGAGATTtgcttaaagaaaaaatgatgcgCCAAAAAATGTGACCATATTTATGGCGCACCCTGtagtatggaaaaaaaaataattattcctTGGTTATGTCTCCTTGTAAGTAACATCTCTTCAAGCTGAGCACAACAGCATGAACGTGTTACCAAACCTTTATGGCAAGCAATACATGAATGGAATTTTCGCAAAATATCGTTTCTCACGTCAATTTTTCCTATCGCACTAATAATAATCACCGGTACTCGTTTTCGCTTGGAACAGCGTCGCATTCTGGTGCTCTTACGCAAGCAcgacttttcactttttcttttccttttcaaacgGTCGTGATACATGAAAAAATAGTCGGAAATGATCGCAAattcgacttttttcttttttgtcaacaAGTTTATTTATGTTGTCTGAAGCAATATTTTCATGGACAATATTTCACCATTCTATGGTAAAGATCGTCACTGTTCTAGTgagcgtaaaaaaaaacttttaaaggcatcaccgcaagagtctgaggtggtacgaatttcaaggTGAGTGTtcgtacgggatcgtagattatgaagagagaggtgattccgtccatttcttgctaattggcgtaaaaaatggccctgaagatgcggcgtgtgcacacggctggcgcgctctaatcgaactcgttgtaggataTAGCGCGCCGAAATGCTGGAAGTCGTAACTCCTGGGCCGTTTCTTTACGGTATTTAGGTAGAAATCACcttcctcagattcgtggggtgatgcctttaaaggcaccagACCACGAAATTgccgatgttgggatctctccacgaaacgATAGGTTTAGGGGTGTAGATCACAACTGTTAGTGCGATAACATTCAATTCTCCTTTATCGTCCTGGAGAACGACCTTCGGGACCAAGTTTACCTAtgaggcacctaacaacgtgtcaCGTATGCGAGCATAGACACGCGCCGCAAGTGCCCTTGAGATCTACACCCCTTTTCCCACCCCTAACCTTTTCTTGAAGAGACAAACaccatcaatttcgtggtgtgctAATTTTAATTCGTAGAGACTTGGCGAAAAGTGAAAACTCTTTACGAGTGGTGTTCAATTCTAGAAACGCTTGACTTTTCTCTGTGATCTCATTTCTTTAGGGTTTACTCAACGATCCATTCTACACAGGTTTGCGTCGAAAACGTGTGAGAGGGAAAGAATACGATAGGCTGATGGACAATTTCATGAAAGCTTGTACAAAGAGGTAAACGAGTCATAATTCTACGGCATTCGGGAGAGGAAAAACCTTAAATGCTTCAAAAGAGAGGAGCGCGTGCTCTTGAAGTCATGCTATCCATAGTAAACAGACTATAAATTTTGCAATTACATATTAGAgcattttacatttattttttcaaagaataaagTATGAAGGACGAGATCAATCAATCCCAGTAGGGTGCACCACCGCGTTCGCTGTCTGCCTGCACACTATGACTTGCCGTGGCTAATCGATgtatcaattcagtgttttatacccccagacaagtctggtaccagtctATCGACCcctgaaggatgaaaggcttggttggcactagggcggaatcgaacctcggatcgatcgtgcaggaagcggaacctctaacctctACACTACACCAGCGCTATcgtttaattttatatttattattatattatttcatattttgctttatgaaatttttatatattatatttatcatattatttccctttctttcttgaaatctTTACATCgtaatttcacatttctttatttctcaattgttttcttttttaattctagattttatttttaaggttCGGGCGCGACACGTTGATTCAATTCGAGGACTTTGCTAATCAGAACGCATACCGTTTGCTGGATATGTACAAAAACGAATATTGTGTGTTCAACGATGACATTCAAGGTATTTGATACAGTTTCGTTTCCTAAAAATCCACGGATAACTGCCATCACATCTGCGATCTGATAATTACACCTAATCATCCCTAAAATTGTGGAATTAGAGGAGTTTTCAGAAGACGGGGAACACCTGGTGCGATCATTATCCTTTTAAGTTGTCACAAGAATTTTGGCGCGACGCTAAGTAGTACTCATGTTTATCCGGGTGACCGCGGTGCGCCTAGGACTAAGGAGTGAGACAAGGATAAGGACGCGGCGCGGTCTACGGGGCAAACATGAGACCCATAAGATGCCATAACATAAGCAGCTGTTCTTCCAGGTACCGCTTCTGTGGTTGTCGCAGGTCTTATCGCTGCTACACGAATCACCGGGAAACCGTTACGCGACCACAAATTCGTATTTTTTGGTGCTGGCGCGGTATGTGATGAGTATTTGAATAGgatcagattttttcaaatagggTTATGTCAATTAAGgtaacgtatcacgaaatggtgtggaaacctgatgggAAGCACAGTAATCGACGCAGATTACGAATGTGCGCGCGAGACCGCTAAATTTCCTCTATTCTTTTGATAAGGAAAAAACGACTTGGAAAATCATGCTTATtcctaagaaataaaaatgcgCCACTCTTGCGGACGCTCCGCAtctacgagcgagcggtcgaagatcaataagGTTTCCTCAGCGACTTATTCTAGCAAAAATAATCAATAGGCCGCTGAAGAGACCGGACCGTGTACTACGGTGTCCCGTTCTAGCGTACCTCTTTCAGGATGATTAAGGGGTCCGGTCATATTTGTAATATACACGCCAAACACTATGTTTTCCGTCAAATTTCCACACTACGaaaaatttcgtgatacgctgcctttgaatgAATTATAATACAATTATAAATTTTTAGGCCTCCACAGGTATAGCCGAGCTATGTGTGATGGAGATGAAAGAAGAAGGTTTGACAGAGGAAGAAGCgtgttcaaaaatatttcttatggATATCCATGGTCTTATCACACAAAGCCGTATTAAAAATTTGTCAGAGCGTCATGTAAAGTTTGCAAAGGTAGGTAGTATTAAAATAGTAAGtttaatattgaaatatttgagaaaatcttGTTTTATTAGCGCTTAGAAACATGCTTCCGTTGGTAGTATTGTTGGAACAAATTCAGCTCTGAACGCTTCGTAGGACcaaattttttcacaactaaaagttttctttatgtggaataaatgaaatgcaTCTATTTTTCAGGATATGTCAGACACGAAAAATCTTCTTGAGGTTATAAAAACAGTGAAGCCGGATGGAATTATAGGTTTGCTCCTCGCAAGCGCCAGTGTCTGGTCTAAACTGATCATATACGCCTCGAATTTCATATTTGTTCAGGTGCTTCCACCGTTGGAGGATCGTTCACCGAAGAAATTATCTCTGAAATGGCTCGCTTGAATCAACGACCGATTATTTTTGCCCTCTCAAATCCGACGAGTAAAGCGGAATGTACGGCTGAGGAAGCGTATCGAATAACAAGCGTATGCAGATGATAAAAGTCTATTTTTCGTATTTGTTCCACGAAATTCAAAGCAACTACATAATTTCATCGAAATACACCTTTTCACCAACTGCTCTCCTTACTTTGCCTCTTTCGTTAAATTGGGCGAAATCTGAAGAGGTCCTTCGCAAAGGATTCCCTTCTTAcacaaaatatttcagaattaTTTACAGAGCTTTTAGGGATCGGTCCTATTCGCTTCCGGATCCCCGTTCGAAAACGTTGAAATGGATGGCAGAATATTTAAACCAGGACAGGGAAATAACGCCTACATTTTTCCTGGAATAGCACTTGGAGCCGTTCTTTTCAAGGCGAAACACATACCCGACGAAGCATTCCTCATAGCTGCTCGGGTAGGTTTCTTGACCTTTTCTTCAAAGAGCTTAACGcaccaactttttttccagtcaaaaaaaaatgggatcTGGATAACATTTCCGAAGTTTGCTGGAATTTCCCTCGAAGTTTCATCTTTGAGTTTATTTACTCTTTGATTCGTTAAagggacgggtgtagcgcagacgCTAAAAGGTTCGGCTGTGACCGCATGATTGATTGTTCGGAACTGCCGTAGTGCCAACAAAGCGTTTCATCAGTCCGAGTTTGACAAATTGGTACCGAACTTGTctgggaaaataaaaacagcagCTTTGGACGTCGACTGTCCTTCAAAAGTCATTGCGAGTTTGAACGGACGCGTTCAtcaacttcaaacgatttcgaattgaagtcgaatgcaTATTCGCATCCCAAAGGGAGACTAACGCTATGGACTTCATCCTCCGCTCTTTAAAAACTAGGAAATACAGGAGTACAAGGATTTCAAAGGatggaaaagataaaaaatattaaatattatctATACAGTATTAGTACGCTGACCAACCCATATCCGTATACCttattcttttactttttattcctTAAAAATGCTACAATCCATCTATGAAAAACTATATTTTCAGCGTTGTGCCAGTTTTGTTACGGAGAAATCCTTGCATACATATGGACGACTTTATCCACGTCTTAAGGATATTCGTGAGCTGTCCATACTAATAGCAATCGACGTAAGTTATTCCTTTTTTACCAATTTGATGGTACTCATACGTATTTTTCATCCTTACTTCTGcatcttttttaaagatggTGTGTAACgaagctgacgatgttgggatggTCGGgcaaatataatacaaaagTTGAGGTGAAGAATGGGAGCACAAGGGTTCAGTTCTTCCttatcgtcctgaaaaacggcgtggaaaacaGTATTTGTTTTTGCGAACTGCGCGATAAACGCGCTAcacttgcgcacgcgccgcatccacgagcgagcggtcgagaatcAATAAGGTCTTCAATAAatcttagcagcctattcaagtgaaaccagtggataagctgctgagggaaccggaatGTGTACAACGGTGGCGTGTTCTTAAGCACACcataggaacaaacgccgatACCAAGGCAGCTTTTCAGGACTTTTTCAGCAGAATTGGACGGGTCCATAGTTCATTTATCGTAATTTACAATGCAAAACTTAAATTTGCCCACGGAGATCCTAACGTCAATTTCAGTTTTGGGATACGCTGCCTCTAAACGTTTTACCTTGCCATTACGGTAATCTTTTGCAGGTTGGAAACTATCTCTTCCAGCATAACCTTGCTACACTTCATCCTGAACCGGAGAATAAGGTATGTTCCGTTGAATATTCTATTAATAATTCGAATAATAGGTAGTAGTAAATCCATAGCACAATTTGTCTTTGATAATTCCCGTTCTGAAACTTTCTGGTGCGATGAGCTTGACGAATATAACAGATGTGGAAGAGATTGATGCAATCCAGTGCGCTCACGTAATATCTACTTATTTTTAATTGCTACCGCTTTCCACTAGGGTGTGGGCGTGTGTCAGAGTAGGTAAGAGGTTCAGCTACGACAGGAAAGTCGCGGGTTCAGAACCTCCTCGGGTCAACCAAGCTCAAATTCTTAGTAGACCTCAACAACTCTtgaacttcagctcgactacgttttgACAACGAACATCTCCTtatcagatatccgaaaaccTAGAGCTGTGTGGGACGTTACACCGACCACCGCCTAATTCTTCTCAGCTTAAAGGGACGATTCCCGCGAAGAAGTCGAGGAGCTAAACCTCACGTTCCTCAACGTCCTCGACAGAACAAGCTTCTCTGCATGGACAAAACACCATCTTAACACATCGGGTAACGTAACCCCTACAGGGATTGTTTAAGGAAACACACCTTGTCGTTCCACACATTACCGCTTTGCAATACATTGAATGGCTCAGTGTCCTCAGTGCTTGTCAGAGGAGAATTGtttgtactttttcttcttgtttctttccAGCCACTAACAACGATGCCGCTGCCCTAGCCTGCAGAGAAATTGAGTTTGTCATGGAACTACCATGGAAATCATTCACGGGAATCCGTTTGGTTCTGGTAGAGGGTGACTACGAAGACTCATGACTAACTTCTCATGAACATTTTGATTTGATCATCATTTTGATTTGAACTGGTGAATATTTACTAAGCTTGGTCTTTTCTGTCCGGCGTCTCCATATCCAGAATTTTCGGTGCTTTCGTTCATATAAAATTACGAGAGATTCCCGCTTTTCCGCTTTCCCGGTGGAGATGACGTCATCGCAACCATTGGCAATAAACACATAGTGCAATCGGATAAAACTCCCGTCTCAACTCGGCTCGATTGGTTTTCTGATTTCACAGCCTGCAATCTCGTGACATTACAATAACAATCCGTCAGTCAAGATTCCCAAGAATGAGTGTGTTCGATGAAGAAATAATTGCGAACGCTTCGGGCAATGAATCACTGGACGAACTGATTGATCTACAGGAAGGCAAACAGTGTTCCGCACGTAATCACATCCGTACGATGCACTAAGGGAAATCAGGAACATCCGGGTGTCTGtatgtccggcgttaatcaatccgcttgcaGTGTctcaccacgttcacttcagtcaggatcgtttgaggtttacgaatgtgtcAAGCTTATGCAATGAAAGTGCCTACACTAGGTCTGATCGTAAAAAGAATAGATTCCACGCGATTTTACGCAAATTCCAGTTGCACACATGTGAAAGAGATTATTCGAAATGTGCAAATGTTGGGCTACACGTGGTTAAAAGCTATACAAAGTGGAAAAAGCGACATGAAACTCGACGCGATTagcgggtgcgctcgaaaTGATTGCATCCTGGCGCTTCAAACCAGACGTTcttcacatattcttctgtATACTAGAACAGAATAGGTCTTTAGATATTGGTGAGCGTCGAAACCGTGTAAGGGTTTGATATTGAAAAGGCAGGATTGTGTAAAGAGAAacaaatccgagaaaaaaaaaagaaaacgataaatCGAATCAAAAATTCATATGTAGCAAATTAAATCTCCTCTACTGCATCcgtccctccatttcttcacatttctcaaagaaaaaaaaaagagaaaaaaacgaatgttTTTGTTCCACATTATCTTTGCAGTAACAGATGCTTCATTCCATATCTTTCAGTCATGTCCATTAGCAGGTAGCCTCTGTAGAATGAAATCTTTATGTTGGATACAAACCATTCACATGGAAAATTCACTGTCAGGATTGACCTAATGGTGGAAAAGTATTCCCCTCGTCGAAGTTTTTGAACCGGCTCAAAATTTCCcggaaaaacacaaaactttCCACGCCATCGGTCTCAGAGAGAAGTGTTCACCACTCAAGCCCGCCTGAACTACAACCCTAAGAACGCTCAGCTGAACATAGATATCCGATCAACACAAAACCTCCAATATAATATTACTGATATCCGACTACCCTGATACAACAAACTGGTGATTCTCTCCGGTCGTGAGCGTACCTATGCTACTGCATTTGAGTAAGCGGGTGTGCTCGAAGTGGGACTCTTACACTCATCTCTGCACTTCTTCCGagggtcccgcctcgattgTAACTGTTAACTTcgccgagcgcagccgcctacgcaactccACCATGCTTCGGATCGTTTTGAACCGGCTATAAGTGTTTGTTCAAATTGTTTGGTGGCATTTCTACAACCGAGATGGAACTACCGAGACTTACTCGATTTGCTAGGATCATTTCAACTTCTTTTGTGCTACAACAACGcttcttaaaggtatcacctcacgaaactgaggtggtacggattttaggtggagtattcgtatacgggatagtagattatggagaggatggtgattccgtccatttcttcctaattgccgtaaaaaaaaaacggcccggaagatacggcgcgtgcacaaagctggctccagtcgaattcgttgtagaaaatagtgcgccggaacgctcggagccggatcttccgcgccgttttctacggcaattaggaagaaatgaacggaaccatccttctctcaataatctgcgatcccgtatacgaatactccacaagaaatacgtaccacccaagatttgtggggtgatgcctttaaataactGTTTCTACTTAGTGATGAAGTtacttcaaattttaaaaaaaaatctttttaatagttccttcagtttttttttcctctgtcaGCGCACAAAGGCGATAATCAGCATGCATATAAGTAGttgacaaatgaataaataaaacaaattaattttcaggaaatgttCATTCGTCAGCAAATCTATTCCGTTGAATACGACGAACTTATCAATAAAACATACGATTGGCCTACGAAAGACATGAAACATGGATTCCCAGTGCCTGTTATGGAGAGAAGCTCTATGGATGAAGAGTAATGTGTGTCCATTAGGTAATTTTGATGACGTGAATTTGATTACTAGgcaagaaattcaaattttgaatctCATATTAATTGGGCGTATCTTTCATCGAAAATTGTCTCATATaacgtctttttttccggatctttttatttctctgtgGAATCTAAGGGTGACTACTGCTGTTTCTTCGTTCCTTAACACGAGCTTTACATTAGCTTTGCTGTCGCGAGTATGATTTCACGAGTTCTATCGAATTAATCTTATgagtttggaattttttttaatgtttggaCCCTATACTTaacctatttattattatttgggTGCCGGAATCTGGTGAATTTATGTCGACGGTCTTAATGTATTGTTGCTCTTCTAAAAGtaatgaagtgttttttttttgttttctctttggCACCTCGATGAAGGACTgaagatgttttctttttaccaccacttttttcatgggaaaaaggatgaaaattccgaaaaaaaaagagaaaaattgcaaacagATGAGTGAAGAATTAAGGCGATACGAGGTTCAGTGCATTTTCAATGCATCTGTATTTTTTAGGGGTGTGTACTTGTGTATAGCAGCATAGTAGCAGAAATAGAGGAGGAGAGACTTTTGTTGCTTGGCTGCTCGCCGCTTGGGACCATCTTGTGGCCGTTTGTAAAGTTTGAACAGGTTTATACTACTTTACAGTTGGATATAATTGGggcaaaacgacataaatgacgagtgtagttgcggtgcatttgcgtacacgctcgaaacggcgcgtggaaccgaggtgggaccgtcgcaaacaccaccgatgggtgatgccagcaagggtttcaccacgctcttagccgctacgctccaccgaaacgtctcgagagaagccccgtacgcaattgcaccatacttcatgtcgtttctaCCCTACTATAAATATCTGCgttgttcttgaaaaaaaggagttatAC
This is a stretch of genomic DNA from Necator americanus strain Aroian chromosome II, whole genome shotgun sequence. It encodes these proteins:
- a CDS encoding hypothetical protein (NECATOR_CHRII.G7884.T2); protein product: MLRVFQHHTFSHSIRYHMRLHKLYRPERITPSKRGVELLKTPRLNKGMAFSLYERQYLGIHGLLPPAFMTEEQQAYRVMAKLRKQPDDLAKYIQLDALQDRTEKLFYRVLCDNIKELMPIVYTPTVGLACQKFGFIYRNPKGLYITINDNSISKIYQILSNWPTQNVRAIVVTDGERILGLGDLGTYGIGIPVGKLALYVALAGIQPEWCLPVIIDVGTDNQGLLNDPFYTGLRRKRVRGKEYDRLMDNFMKACTKRFGRDTLIQFEDFANQNAYRLLDMYKNEYCVFNDDIQGTASVVVAGLIAATRITGKPLRDHKFVFFGAGAASTGIAELCVMEMKEEGLTEEEACSKIFLMDIHGLITQSRIKNLSERHVKFAKDMSDTKNLLEVIKTVKPDGIIGASTVGGSFTEEIISEMARLNQRPIIFALSNPTSKAECTAEEAYRITSGSVLFASGSPFENVEMDGRIFKPGQGNNAYIFPGIALGAVLFKAKHIPDEAFLIAARRCASFVTEKSLHTYGRLYPRLKDIRELSILIAIDVGNYLFQHNLATLHPEPENKEMFIRQQIYSVEYDELINKTYDWPTKDMKHGFPVPVMERSSMDEE
- a CDS encoding hypothetical protein (NECATOR_CHRII.G7884.T1), with the translated sequence MLRVFQHHTFSHSIRCMSTSTRTLVHHHGDDMDLSNPDHMRLHKLYRPERITPSKRGVELLKTPRLNKGMAFSLYERQYLGIHGLLPPAFMTEEQQAYRVMAKLRKQPDDLAKYIQLDALQDRTEKLFYRVLCDNIKELMPIVYTPTVGLACQKFGFIYRNPKGLYITINDNSISKIYQILSNWPTQNVRAIVVTDGERILGLGDLGTYGIGIPVGKLALYVALAGIQPEWCLPVIIDVGTDNQGLLNDPFYTGLRRKRVRGKEYDRLMDNFMKACTKRFGRDTLIQFEDFANQNAYRLLDMYKNEYCVFNDDIQGTASVVVAGLIAATRITGKPLRDHKFVFFGAGAASTGIAELCVMEMKEEGLTEEEACSKIFLMDIHGLITQSRIKNLSERHVKFAKDMSDTKNLLEVIKTVKPDGIIGASTVGGSFTEEIISEMARLNQRPIIFALSNPTSKAECTAEEAYRITSGSVLFASGSPFENVEMDGRIFKPGQGNNAYIFPGIALGAVLFKAKHIPDEAFLIAARRCASFVTEKSLHTYGRLYPRLKDIRELSILIAIDVGNYLFQHNLATLHPEPENKEMFIRQQIYSVEYDELINKTYDWPTKDMKHGFPVPVMERSSMDEE